A single Candidatus Rokuibacteriota bacterium DNA region contains:
- a CDS encoding enoyl-CoA hydratase/isomerase family protein, with protein sequence MAMPYETLILTREESFAVITLNRPPANAISEQLMRDLNAALSEVEHDDDVRAIVITGAGDKIFCAGADLGSAFSGPDVGAFIRFGNSVVRRIERFPKPVIAAITGHALGGGCEIAMGCHIRILKETARMGQTESNLGIIPGYGGTQRLPRLIGRGLALEHLLLGTQIPAAECYRLGLVNRLSKEGETLADAKTMAREMAKRPPIATRLIIEAVDDGIQAPIDQAIEIEVRAFEKVLKTEDAGEGIQAFFQKRPPAFKGR encoded by the coding sequence ATGGCGATGCCGTACGAGACGCTGATCCTGACCCGCGAGGAGAGCTTCGCCGTCATCACCCTGAACCGCCCCCCGGCCAATGCCATCAGCGAGCAGCTCATGCGTGACCTCAACGCCGCGCTCTCCGAGGTGGAGCACGATGACGACGTGCGCGCCATCGTCATCACGGGGGCGGGCGACAAGATCTTCTGCGCGGGAGCCGACCTGGGTTCGGCCTTCTCGGGCCCCGATGTGGGCGCCTTCATCCGCTTCGGCAACAGCGTGGTGCGCCGCATCGAGCGCTTTCCGAAACCGGTGATCGCCGCGATCACCGGCCATGCGCTGGGCGGCGGCTGCGAGATCGCCATGGGCTGCCACATCCGGATCCTCAAGGAGACGGCGCGCATGGGACAGACCGAGTCGAACCTGGGTATCATCCCGGGCTACGGCGGCACCCAGCGCCTCCCGAGGCTCATCGGCCGGGGGCTGGCGCTGGAGCACCTGCTCCTCGGCACGCAGATCCCGGCGGCCGAGTGCTATCGCCTCGGGCTCGTGAACCGGCTCTCGAAGGAGGGGGAAACGCTCGCGGACGCCAAGACCATGGCACGCGAGATGGCGAAGCGGCCCCCCATCGCCACCCGCCTCATCATCGAGGCGGTGGACGACGGCATCCAGGCGCCGATCGACCAGGCCATCGAGATCGAGGTGCGGGCCTTCGAGAAGGTGCTCAAGACGGAGGACGCGGGCGAGGGCATCCAGGCCTTCTTCCAGAAGCGCCCCCCCGCCTTCAAGGGACGGTAG
- a CDS encoding SCP2 sterol-binding domain-containing protein, which yields MPTVKETFEAMASRFQPSKAGGINATIQYEITGDQGGTWHAIVKDGTCVVNSGPGTNPNLTLTMSGQDWLDMVGGKLSGQMAFMSGKLKLKGDMGLAMKVGSIFSV from the coding sequence ATGCCGACAGTGAAAGAGACCTTCGAAGCAATGGCCAGCAGGTTCCAGCCCAGCAAGGCGGGCGGTATCAATGCCACGATCCAGTACGAGATCACCGGGGATCAGGGGGGAACCTGGCACGCCATCGTCAAGGACGGCACCTGCGTGGTGAACTCCGGACCTGGGACCAACCCGAACCTGACGCTGACCATGTCCGGCCAGGACTGGCTGGACATGGTGGGCGGCAAGCTCTCGGGCCAGATGGCCTTCATGTCGGGCAAGCTCAAGCTCAAGGGTGACATGGGCCTGGCGATGAAGGTAGGCTCCATCTTCTCGGTCTGA
- a CDS encoding CoA transferase, giving the protein MTGGGGAPRAARVGERRGHVEAPADGRWEEWIRAAEDPSRVADKPEALDDLMVLDLSHGHYGALLTATYLAELGAEVIKVEPPGGDPARSWGPPDASAGGDGLAFVAEARNRYHVTLDLTKRAGRRLLKGLAARADVLVEGFAPGHLDGLGLGYRQLLALNPRLVYVACSAYGQFGPLAKHQPTEHDLTDQALSGLLHLTGDPEATPVKVGSWISAYGQAAWGALGVLAALHWRQRSGRGQMIDVSGAEALMRYLEYSLLLYHASGAIRGRTGLYELAVFPYTFVPVKDGWAFVAGYTDPNFRALCRVMGRPELADDPRFSTTILRTTMENEIALREEISRWSVDYTSAEILEKVLADPGPGVIVFGPMNPPTRTLTEPHWWERGCLRRLSDPVYGELLLQMPAWRMTRTPPRLKWACRPVGYHNGLILQKYFGIGPTGAARLAAEGVL; this is encoded by the coding sequence GTGACGGGCGGGGGCGGCGCGCCGAGGGCAGCGCGGGTGGGGGAGCGCCGGGGCCATGTCGAGGCCCCTGCGGATGGCAGGTGGGAGGAGTGGATCCGGGCGGCCGAGGATCCGAGCCGCGTCGCCGACAAGCCGGAGGCGCTGGACGATCTCATGGTCCTCGACCTCTCCCACGGCCATTACGGAGCGCTGCTCACGGCCACCTATCTCGCCGAGCTGGGGGCCGAGGTCATCAAGGTCGAGCCGCCAGGAGGCGATCCCGCCCGGAGCTGGGGGCCCCCTGATGCCTCCGCCGGCGGCGATGGGCTGGCCTTCGTGGCCGAGGCGCGGAACCGCTATCACGTCACGCTCGACCTCACCAAGCGCGCCGGGCGCCGACTCCTCAAGGGGCTCGCCGCGCGCGCCGATGTGCTCGTCGAGGGGTTCGCGCCGGGGCACCTCGACGGCCTCGGCCTCGGCTATCGCCAGCTCTTGGCGCTGAACCCGCGGCTCGTCTACGTGGCGTGCTCCGCCTACGGCCAGTTCGGTCCCCTGGCGAAGCACCAGCCGACAGAGCACGACCTCACCGACCAGGCGCTGTCGGGGCTCCTGCACCTCACGGGTGATCCGGAGGCTACGCCCGTGAAGGTTGGGTCGTGGATCAGCGCCTATGGCCAGGCGGCCTGGGGAGCGCTGGGCGTGCTCGCGGCGCTGCACTGGCGCCAGCGCTCCGGTCGCGGCCAGATGATAGACGTCTCGGGGGCCGAGGCGCTCATGCGCTATCTGGAGTACTCGCTGCTGCTCTATCACGCCAGCGGGGCGATCCGCGGCCGGACGGGGCTCTACGAGCTCGCGGTGTTCCCGTACACCTTCGTCCCCGTGAAGGACGGCTGGGCCTTCGTCGCCGGCTACACGGACCCGAACTTCCGCGCCCTGTGCCGCGTCATGGGCCGGCCCGAGCTGGCCGACGACCCGCGCTTCAGCACCACCATCCTGCGCACGACGATGGAGAACGAGATCGCGCTCCGGGAGGAGATCAGCCGGTGGTCGGTCGACTACACCTCGGCGGAGATCCTCGAGAAGGTCCTGGCCGATCCCGGACCGGGCGTCATCGTGTTCGGCCCCATGAACCCGCCCACCCGTACCCTGACCGAGCCGCACTGGTGGGAGCGGGGCTGCCTCCGGCGCCTCTCCGATCCCGTTTACGGCGAGCTGCTGCTCCAGATGCCCGCCTGGCGGATGACGCGGACGCCACCCCGGCTCAAATGGGCCTGCCGGCCCGTCGGGTACCACAATGGCCTGATCCTGCAGAAGTACTTCGGGATCGGGCCGACCGGCGCAGCCCGACTGGCGGCAGAGGGGGTCCTGTGA
- a CDS encoding CoA transferase: MTIPRDYFDWAATLFDPARIHEKPEALGGIRVLDLSVIYFGPATGDFLGEMGAEVIKVEMPGQGDVTRILGNASFFWKNVSVAFFCANHSKYHVGIDMHRAEGQELIRQLAARSDIVIENYKAGTLEEKFGLGYRQLRELNPRLIYVANTGFGQWGPFSKGRASYDGLAQAVSGLTAITGEGALPTKIGNYLGDWFGASMSAVGALAALRWRDRTGEGQFVEMAQCEGLVRAMDWTWLYAGLTGRDRRKAGNGDHVFAPSGVYPCADGYVAVVAGTDREFRGLCRMLGEPGLARQERFATAAARRKPASVAALDARLAVWCRARRRAQVEAAARKAGVSAAPVMTAKDHAESQHLRARRSVWEYEDPVYGTMVEYGPAPKLSATPPRIKWAGKPVGFHNELVLKRILGLDEARIRELEAAGAIGRWAEGRRGAGPPEGWKGEGRVV, encoded by the coding sequence ATGACGATTCCCAGGGACTACTTCGACTGGGCGGCCACCCTCTTCGATCCGGCGCGGATCCACGAGAAGCCGGAGGCGCTCGGGGGCATCCGCGTGCTGGACCTCTCCGTGATCTACTTCGGCCCGGCCACCGGCGACTTCCTGGGCGAGATGGGCGCCGAGGTGATCAAGGTGGAGATGCCGGGGCAAGGGGACGTGACCCGCATCCTCGGCAACGCCTCCTTCTTCTGGAAGAATGTCTCCGTCGCCTTCTTCTGCGCCAACCACTCCAAGTACCACGTCGGCATCGACATGCACCGGGCCGAGGGCCAGGAGTTGATCCGCCAGCTGGCCGCGCGCTCCGACATCGTGATCGAGAACTACAAGGCGGGAACGCTCGAGGAGAAGTTCGGGCTGGGGTACCGACAGCTCAGGGAACTGAACCCCCGACTCATCTACGTGGCCAACACGGGGTTCGGTCAGTGGGGACCGTTCTCCAAGGGGCGGGCCTCCTATGACGGGTTGGCCCAGGCCGTGTCCGGGCTCACCGCCATCACCGGCGAGGGTGCGCTGCCGACCAAGATCGGAAACTACCTCGGGGACTGGTTCGGCGCCTCCATGTCGGCGGTGGGCGCCCTGGCCGCGCTGCGCTGGCGCGACCGCACGGGGGAGGGCCAGTTCGTCGAGATGGCGCAGTGCGAGGGGCTCGTGCGCGCCATGGACTGGACGTGGCTCTACGCGGGGCTCACCGGGCGCGACCGACGAAAGGCGGGCAACGGCGATCACGTCTTCGCCCCGTCCGGCGTCTATCCCTGCGCTGACGGCTACGTGGCCGTGGTGGCCGGCACGGACCGCGAGTTCCGGGGGCTCTGCCGCATGCTCGGCGAGCCGGGACTCGCGCGACAGGAGCGCTTCGCCACCGCCGCGGCGCGCCGCAAGCCGGCGAGCGTCGCGGCGCTCGACGCCAGGCTCGCGGTGTGGTGCCGCGCACGGCGCCGCGCGCAGGTGGAGGCCGCCGCCCGGAAGGCCGGCGTCTCCGCCGCGCCCGTGATGACGGCGAAGGACCACGCCGAGAGCCAGCACCTCCGCGCGCGGCGCTCGGTGTGGGAGTACGAGGATCCGGTGTACGGGACCATGGTCGAGTACGGACCCGCGCCCAAGCTGTCCGCCACGCCGCCGCGGATCAAGTGGGCGGGCAAGCCCGTGGGCTTCCACAACGAGCTGGTGCTCAAGCGCATCCTGGGTCTCGACGAGGCGCGCATCAGGGAGCTGGAGGCCGCCGGGGCCATCGGGCGCTGGGCCGAGGGCCGCCGCGGAGCCGGGCCGCCAGAGGGGTGGAAGGGCGAGGGGAGGGTCGTGTGA
- a CDS encoding SDR family oxidoreductase, translating to MDLGIAGRVALVTGGARSLGRQDCLTLAAEGARVIVLDLNGEGARETATEISAAGGSAGGYEVDITNRPQLAEVLETAQRDVGPVDICVNNAGFIYTLGQLKDMSDADWDFNLSVNLTGTYNVTKAVFPGMQDRKWGRVICMASIAGLMGGFGQTAYSTSKMGVVGFARSVALEGARDNITSNVIAPGIIGPNANLSPLYERMVKRVAMRKEGDPTDVANAIAFLCSERARYITGAVLTVTGGMDLFTF from the coding sequence ATGGATCTCGGGATCGCCGGGAGGGTCGCGCTGGTGACGGGGGGTGCCCGGAGCCTCGGGCGGCAGGACTGCCTCACGCTGGCAGCCGAGGGGGCCAGGGTGATCGTGCTCGACCTCAACGGGGAGGGGGCCCGGGAGACGGCCACGGAGATCTCCGCGGCCGGGGGCTCGGCGGGCGGCTACGAGGTGGACATCACCAATCGCCCCCAGCTGGCCGAGGTGCTGGAGACGGCGCAGCGCGACGTGGGGCCCGTGGACATCTGCGTCAACAACGCGGGGTTCATCTACACCCTTGGCCAGCTCAAGGACATGAGCGACGCCGACTGGGACTTCAACCTGTCGGTGAACCTCACGGGCACCTACAACGTCACCAAGGCCGTGTTCCCCGGCATGCAGGACCGGAAGTGGGGACGGGTGATCTGCATGGCCTCCATTGCCGGCCTCATGGGAGGCTTCGGCCAGACCGCCTACTCGACCAGTAAGATGGGGGTGGTGGGCTTTGCGAGGTCCGTGGCACTGGAGGGGGCGCGCGACAACATCACGAGTAACGTCATCGCGCCCGGCATCATCGGGCCCAACGCCAACCTGTCCCCTCTGTACGAGCGGATGGTCAAGCGCGTGGCGATGCGGAAGGAGGGCGATCCTACGGATGTGGCCAATGCCATTGCCTTCCTCTGCTCGGAGCGCGCTCGCTACATCACCGGCGCCGTCCTGACGGTGACCGGGGGGATGGACCTGTTTACCTTCTAG